The proteins below are encoded in one region of Kineococcus mangrovi:
- a CDS encoding ATP-binding protein, which translates to MERWLFDRLLARIAEPLAPVLLVRGPRQVGKSTLQQQLIQRLLSSGFPARSILRAQFEDVPSLRRSSHALLDVAAWYETNVLGETFNEAAHAGRQAVLFLDEAQNLTDWDAQLKQLVDNTDVVCVVTGSSALRIGLGRDSLAGRLQSFDLGTLRLSEIAEVRGYGQLPPFQRENGWADWLTADFWSGLRKHGAARSDVRDLAMAAFSERGAYPRSHVNADVPWNEVADQLNETVVRRVIQHDLRLGDRGRKRDPQLLEEVFRLACRYAGQAPRPALLATEARTRLQANVGDQRIRHYLDFLDSSLLVRQVPALEIRLKKQRSSARLCLCDHGVRAAWLQEEVPLDPVRLAGSPHLSSLAGHLVESVVGYYLTTLSGLDVAHLPERPGTPEVDFVVTVGTRRVPIEVKYQRRIHPEEDIRGLTAFLDLPANEASTGVLICQDANEVEVEDSRVVPVSFADFLLVR; encoded by the coding sequence GTGGAACGCTGGCTGTTCGACCGTCTCCTCGCCCGGATCGCCGAGCCCCTGGCACCGGTCCTGCTGGTCCGGGGTCCTCGACAGGTCGGCAAGTCGACCCTCCAGCAGCAGCTCATCCAACGGCTGTTGTCCAGCGGCTTTCCTGCCCGCTCCATCCTGAGGGCCCAGTTCGAGGACGTGCCCTCGCTCCGGCGCTCGTCCCACGCGCTGCTCGACGTGGCAGCGTGGTACGAGACGAACGTGCTGGGCGAGACCTTCAACGAGGCAGCCCACGCCGGCCGACAAGCGGTGCTCTTCCTGGACGAGGCGCAGAACCTCACCGACTGGGACGCTCAGCTGAAGCAGTTGGTCGACAACACCGATGTCGTCTGCGTCGTCACCGGCAGCTCAGCCCTCCGGATCGGACTGGGACGAGACAGCCTCGCCGGTCGCCTGCAGTCCTTCGACCTGGGCACCCTGCGCTTGTCCGAAATCGCCGAGGTCCGCGGCTACGGACAGCTCCCGCCGTTCCAGCGGGAGAACGGCTGGGCGGACTGGCTGACCGCCGACTTCTGGAGTGGTCTCCGGAAGCACGGTGCCGCCCGGAGCGACGTGCGCGATCTCGCCATGGCCGCCTTCTCGGAGCGAGGCGCCTACCCCCGCTCCCACGTGAACGCCGACGTCCCGTGGAACGAGGTCGCCGACCAGCTCAACGAGACCGTCGTGCGTCGCGTCATCCAGCACGACCTCCGGCTGGGGGACCGCGGCCGCAAGCGGGACCCCCAACTGCTGGAGGAGGTCTTCCGCCTGGCCTGCCGCTACGCGGGCCAGGCTCCTCGACCGGCTCTGCTGGCGACGGAGGCCCGCACCAGGCTCCAGGCGAACGTGGGGGACCAGCGGATCCGGCACTACCTGGACTTCCTCGACAGCAGCCTCCTCGTGCGGCAGGTGCCTGCTCTGGAGATCCGTCTCAAGAAGCAGCGCAGCAGCGCCCGACTGTGCTTGTGCGACCACGGTGTGCGTGCGGCCTGGCTCCAGGAAGAGGTTCCGCTGGACCCCGTCCGCCTGGCGGGCAGCCCCCACCTGTCCTCGCTCGCCGGTCACCTCGTCGAGAGTGTCGTCGGCTACTACCTCACGACGTTGTCCGGTCTCGACGTCGCCCACCTCCCGGAGAGGCCAGGCACACCGGAGGTGGACTTCGTCGTCACGGTCGGAACGCGCAGAGTGCCCATCGAGGTGAAGTACCAACGACGCATCCACCCCGAGGAAGACATTCGCGGACTCACG
- the groL gene encoding chaperonin GroEL (60 kDa chaperone family; promotes refolding of misfolded polypeptides especially under stressful conditions; forms two stacked rings of heptamers to form a barrel-shaped 14mer; ends can be capped by GroES; misfolded proteins enter the barrel where they are refolded when GroES binds), with protein sequence MSKIIAFDEEARRGLERGMNQLADAVKVTLGPRGRNVVLEKKWGAPTITNDGVSIAKEIELDDPYEKIGAELVKEVAKKTDDVAGDGTTTATVLAQALVREGLRNVAAGANPMGLKRGIEKAVEAVTEQLLGAAKEVTTKEQIAATAGISAGDASIGELIAEALDKVGKEGVITVEESNTFGLELELTEGMRFDKGYISPYFVTDAERQETELEDPYVLILNSKISTVKDLLPLLEKVMQSGKPLVIVAEDVEGEALATLVVNKIRGTFKSVAVKAPGFGDRRKAMLGDIAILTGGQVISEEVGLKLDTADLDLLGRARKVVVTKDETTIVEGAGDADAIAGRVGQIRAEIERSDSDYDREKLQERLAKLAGGVAVIKAGAATEVELKERKHRIEDAVRNAKAAVEEGIVAGGGVALIQAGAAAFEKLDLVGDEATGANIVKVAVEAPLKQIAVNAGLEGGVVAEKVRNLPTGHGLNAATGEYVDLLGAGINDPVKVTRSALQNAASIAALFLTTEAVIADKPEKAPAAPAGDGGMGGMDF encoded by the coding sequence ATGAGCAAGATCATCGCCTTCGACGAAGAGGCTCGTCGCGGCCTCGAGCGCGGGATGAACCAGCTCGCCGACGCGGTCAAGGTGACGCTCGGCCCCCGGGGCCGCAACGTCGTCCTGGAGAAGAAGTGGGGCGCCCCCACGATCACCAACGACGGTGTCTCCATCGCCAAGGAGATCGAGCTCGACGACCCCTACGAGAAGATCGGGGCCGAGCTCGTCAAGGAAGTCGCCAAGAAGACGGACGACGTGGCCGGTGACGGCACCACGACCGCGACCGTCCTGGCCCAGGCGCTCGTCCGCGAGGGTCTGCGCAACGTGGCCGCGGGTGCGAACCCGATGGGCCTCAAGCGCGGCATCGAGAAGGCCGTCGAGGCCGTGACCGAGCAGCTGCTCGGCGCCGCCAAGGAGGTCACCACCAAGGAGCAGATCGCGGCCACCGCCGGGATCTCCGCCGGCGACGCCTCCATCGGCGAGCTCATCGCCGAGGCGCTCGACAAGGTGGGCAAGGAAGGCGTCATCACCGTCGAGGAGAGCAACACCTTCGGGCTCGAGCTCGAGCTCACCGAGGGCATGCGCTTCGACAAGGGCTACATCTCGCCCTACTTCGTCACCGACGCGGAGCGTCAGGAGACCGAGCTCGAGGACCCCTACGTCCTCATCCTCAACTCCAAGATCTCCACGGTGAAGGACCTGCTCCCGCTGCTGGAGAAGGTCATGCAGTCGGGCAAGCCGCTCGTCATCGTCGCCGAGGACGTCGAGGGCGAAGCCCTCGCGACGCTCGTCGTCAACAAGATCCGCGGCACCTTCAAGTCCGTCGCCGTCAAGGCCCCGGGCTTCGGCGACCGCCGCAAGGCCATGCTCGGCGACATCGCCATCCTCACCGGTGGTCAGGTCATCTCCGAGGAGGTCGGCCTCAAGCTCGACACCGCCGACCTCGACCTGCTGGGCCGCGCCCGCAAGGTCGTCGTCACCAAGGACGAGACCACGATCGTCGAGGGTGCCGGCGACGCCGACGCCATCGCCGGCCGCGTGGGCCAGATCCGCGCCGAGATCGAGCGCAGCGACTCCGACTACGACCGCGAGAAGCTCCAGGAGCGTCTCGCCAAGCTCGCCGGCGGCGTGGCCGTCATCAAGGCCGGCGCGGCGACCGAGGTCGAGCTGAAGGAGCGCAAGCACCGCATCGAGGACGCGGTCCGCAACGCGAAGGCCGCCGTCGAGGAGGGCATCGTCGCCGGTGGTGGCGTGGCCCTCATCCAGGCCGGTGCCGCGGCGTTCGAGAAGCTCGACCTCGTCGGTGACGAGGCCACGGGCGCGAACATCGTCAAGGTCGCCGTCGAGGCCCCGCTCAAGCAGATCGCGGTCAACGCCGGTCTCGAGGGTGGCGTCGTGGCGGAGAAGGTCCGCAACCTGCCCACCGGTCACGGCCTCAACGCCGCCACCGGCGAGTACGTGGACCTGCTCGGCGCGGGCATCAACGACCCGGTCAAGGTGACGCGCTCCGCGCTGCAGAACGCCGCCTCCATCGCGGCGCTGTTCCTCACCACCGAGGCCGTCATCGCCGACAAGCCGGAGAAGGCCCCCGCGGCCCCGGCCGGCGACGGTGGCATGGGCGGCATGGACTTCTGA
- a CDS encoding suppressor of fused domain protein has translation MSVPAPPPSDAEVRMARFVGEQLVPDGRPQIEEFLNRDETLSLDVLTAADAPGPGFTSVSTLTMHRSPNLVGGPGSGVDVRVELVTVLEDVEERLATGLLVASAFAALGEPWPLSPSTVFPGIVADLLGGRTEHLLLTAPGNFPRLSRYRLEPGVDVHWLQAVPVHESERRFLLEHGLDALEERFEAAEVAFYDVTRDAVV, from the coding sequence GTGAGCGTCCCGGCGCCGCCCCCCAGCGACGCGGAGGTGCGGATGGCGCGGTTCGTGGGCGAGCAGCTCGTGCCCGACGGGCGTCCGCAGATCGAGGAGTTCCTCAACCGCGACGAGACGCTGTCCCTCGACGTGCTGACGGCGGCCGACGCCCCCGGGCCGGGGTTCACCTCGGTGTCCACGCTGACGATGCACCGCTCCCCCAACCTGGTGGGCGGTCCCGGGTCCGGCGTCGACGTGCGCGTCGAGCTCGTCACCGTGCTGGAGGACGTGGAGGAGCGCCTCGCCACGGGCCTGCTCGTGGCCTCGGCCTTCGCCGCGCTCGGGGAACCCTGGCCGTTGTCGCCCTCGACGGTGTTCCCCGGGATCGTCGCCGACCTGCTCGGCGGCCGGACCGAGCACCTGCTGCTCACCGCGCCGGGGAACTTCCCGCGGCTGTCGCGGTACCGGCTGGAACCGGGGGTCGACGTGCACTGGCTGCAGGCCGTCCCCGTCCACGAGAGCGAACGCCGGTTCCTCCTGGAGCACGGGCTGGACGCACTGGAGGAGCGGTTCGAGGCGGCCGAGGTGGCGTTCTACGACGTGACGCGCGACGCCGTCGTCTGA
- the cofC gene encoding 2-phospho-L-lactate guanylyltransferase produces the protein MTHVSGWRVLVPVKGGDEAKTRLALPHRQRRELALAMALDCLTACRDTPGVGLLVCVSDDPEVLRAVRGLGVGTVSPGRPGLAVAVAAGLASLERGPTAVLLGDLPALRVEDLGRALARALTVPGPALVTDAAGSGSVLLTDPDGDVPHRFGPDSARRHLEAGAVALTDPLPSLRRDVDTVEDLRSALTLGVGPRTRVALARDVPAPTALDLPAGCAGPRC, from the coding sequence GTGACGCACGTGAGCGGCTGGCGGGTCCTCGTCCCCGTCAAGGGCGGCGACGAGGCGAAGACGCGACTGGCGCTGCCGCACCGGCAGCGCCGGGAGCTGGCGCTGGCGATGGCCCTGGACTGCCTGACGGCGTGCCGGGACACGCCCGGGGTGGGTCTCCTGGTGTGCGTGAGCGACGACCCCGAGGTGCTGCGCGCCGTCCGGGGCCTGGGGGTGGGGACGGTCTCCCCCGGCCGGCCGGGGCTCGCCGTCGCCGTGGCGGCCGGGCTGGCCAGTCTGGAGCGCGGGCCGACGGCCGTCCTGCTGGGGGACCTGCCCGCGCTGCGCGTCGAGGACCTGGGGCGCGCGCTCGCGCGGGCGCTGACGGTCCCCGGCCCGGCGCTGGTCACCGACGCCGCCGGGTCCGGCAGCGTCCTGCTGACCGACCCCGACGGCGACGTGCCGCACCGCTTCGGACCCGACTCGGCCCGGCGCCACCTCGAGGCCGGCGCGGTGGCGCTGACGGACCCGCTGCCGTCGCTGCGCCGCGACGTCGACACCGTCGAGGACCTGCGCTCGGCCCTGACCCTGGGCGTCGGCCCGCGCACGCGGGTGGCGCTGGCCCGCGACGTGCCGGCCCCCACCGCGCTCGACCTCCCGGCGGGCTGCGCCGGGCCCCGCTGCTGA
- a CDS encoding molybdenum cofactor biosynthesis protein MoaE → MQPLARLSAPARRVARTSVGPEPLDVAEHAALVGDAAAGAVVTFGGVVRDHDHGRSVRELEYVGHPSAADVLREVVAEVVAGCEVDAVAVGHRVGHLAVGDVAFAVAVSAAHRAEAFAACARLVDEVKDRLPVWKHQHFADGTSEWVACP, encoded by the coding sequence GTGCAGCCACTCGCCCGCCTGAGCGCACCCGCCCGCCGCGTCGCGCGGACGTCCGTGGGTCCCGAACCGCTCGACGTCGCCGAGCACGCCGCCCTCGTCGGGGACGCCGCGGCCGGGGCGGTCGTGACCTTCGGCGGGGTCGTGCGCGACCACGACCACGGCCGGTCGGTGCGCGAGCTGGAGTACGTGGGTCACCCCAGCGCCGCGGACGTGCTGCGCGAGGTCGTCGCCGAGGTCGTCGCCGGATGCGAGGTGGACGCGGTGGCCGTCGGTCACCGCGTCGGGCACCTGGCCGTCGGGGACGTCGCCTTCGCGGTCGCGGTCTCCGCGGCCCACCGCGCCGAGGCGTTCGCGGCGTGCGCGCGGCTCGTCGACGAGGTCAAGGACCGGCTGCCGGTGTGGAAGCACCAGCACTTCGCCGACGGCACCTCCGAGTGGGTCGCCTGCCCCTGA
- a CDS encoding FO synthase: MPAPSALLADALAAAAHDHRALTDEQAVVLLGADGDDLDRLAALADDVRRARVGDAVTFVVNRNLDGERVGADLPHVRELVAEAVALGATEVCVQGPVPDRAGPEGSLALVRAVAEGAGAAGVHLHAFRVPEVLRAADLRASTPRAFLRAARDAGLGSVPGTAAKVLDDAVRTELNGGVPDLPVSTWVDVLRTAHETGLTSTSTLVHGGPETPAQQVAHLRLLAGLAASTGGITEFIAMPSPSRPPSARATRALHALARLLLDGSVDHVQAAWPKHPAGLVADLLRGGADDLGGLLLDGELDPGAGQEAGTTLTREDALALADRVGRPLRQRTTRYGELAPA; the protein is encoded by the coding sequence GTGCCAGCCCCGTCCGCCCTCCTCGCCGACGCCCTCGCCGCCGCGGCTCACGACCACCGCGCCCTGACCGACGAGCAGGCGGTGGTCCTCCTGGGCGCCGACGGCGACGACCTGGACCGCCTCGCCGCGCTCGCCGACGACGTGCGCCGCGCCCGGGTCGGGGACGCTGTGACGTTCGTCGTCAACCGCAACCTCGACGGCGAACGCGTCGGCGCCGACCTGCCCCACGTGCGTGAGCTCGTCGCCGAGGCGGTGGCGCTGGGGGCGACCGAGGTCTGCGTCCAGGGCCCCGTCCCGGACCGGGCCGGGCCGGAGGGCTCCCTCGCCCTCGTGCGCGCGGTCGCCGAGGGCGCCGGGGCGGCCGGGGTGCACCTGCACGCCTTCCGGGTCCCCGAGGTGCTGCGGGCCGCCGACCTGCGCGCGTCCACGCCCCGCGCGTTCCTCCGGGCCGCCCGCGACGCCGGGCTCGGGTCGGTGCCCGGCACCGCCGCCAAGGTCCTCGACGACGCCGTCCGCACCGAGCTCAACGGCGGGGTCCCCGACCTGCCGGTGTCGACCTGGGTGGACGTCCTGCGCACCGCCCACGAGACCGGGCTGACGTCGACGTCCACGCTCGTCCACGGCGGCCCGGAGACGCCCGCGCAGCAGGTCGCGCACCTGCGGCTGCTGGCCGGGCTGGCCGCGAGCACGGGCGGCATCACGGAGTTCATCGCCATGCCCTCCCCGTCGCGGCCCCCGTCGGCCCGCGCGACCCGGGCGCTGCACGCGCTCGCCCGGCTGCTGCTGGACGGCAGCGTCGACCACGTCCAGGCCGCCTGGCCCAAGCACCCGGCCGGCCTCGTCGCGGACCTGCTGCGCGGGGGCGCGGACGACCTCGGCGGGCTGCTGCTGGACGGCGAGCTCGACCCGGGCGCGGGGCAGGAGGCCGGCACGACGCTGACCCGCGAGGACGCGCTGGCGCTCGCGGACCGGGTGGGCCGCCCGCTGCGGCAGCGCACCACCCGCTACGGCGAGCTCGCACCCGCGTGA
- a CDS encoding flavin-containing monooxygenase, translating to MTSAAEPVGDPVLDVAVVGAGFAGLGTAIRLARRGRESFVVLERAADVGGTWRENTYPGVACDVPSHLYSFSFAPDPGWSRVFAPGAEVQRYLRERSREVADRIRLGCEVLAAVWDADAAHWRLRTSTGPVRARVLVLAAGRLTEPRVPDVPGLGEFGGPVVHTARWDHDLDLTGRRVGVVGTGASAVQVVPHLAGRAAHVEVFQRSPAWIVPRGDRPFSPAERAGFARAPETARALREETFADMERGLAARRLDPAALEALRRRASDHLQAQVPNPGLRAALTPDYEIGCKRVLLSDDFYPALTRPDVRLVPSAVRSAAPGSVTTADGRRHALDVLVLATGFHSTVQPYAARVTGRQGQTLARAWGAGMVSHASTVVHGFPNLFVLDGPNASLGHNSAVHVIESQIGYLLGALDHLAATARPLEVSLPAQRRYTAEVDAMAADSVWLRGGCSSWYVDSRSGRLTLLWPDTATEFRRRNGTFHPAPFL from the coding sequence GTGACGTCCGCGGCGGAGCCGGTCGGCGACCCCGTCCTCGACGTCGCGGTCGTCGGCGCCGGGTTCGCCGGTCTCGGGACGGCCATCCGGCTGGCGCGCCGGGGCCGGGAGAGCTTCGTCGTGCTCGAGCGGGCCGCCGACGTCGGCGGCACCTGGCGGGAGAACACCTACCCGGGCGTGGCGTGCGACGTGCCGTCGCACCTGTACTCGTTCTCCTTCGCCCCCGACCCGGGGTGGTCGCGCGTGTTCGCCCCCGGTGCGGAGGTGCAGCGGTACCTGCGCGAACGCTCCCGCGAGGTCGCCGACCGGATCCGCCTGGGGTGCGAGGTCCTGGCGGCGGTGTGGGACGCGGACGCGGCGCACTGGCGGTTGCGCACGTCGACCGGGCCCGTGCGCGCCCGCGTCCTCGTGCTGGCCGCCGGCCGGCTCACCGAACCCCGCGTCCCCGACGTGCCGGGGCTGGGGGAGTTCGGCGGGCCCGTCGTCCACACGGCCCGGTGGGACCACGACCTCGACCTCACCGGCCGCCGCGTCGGGGTGGTGGGCACGGGGGCCTCGGCCGTCCAGGTCGTGCCGCACCTCGCGGGCCGGGCCGCGCACGTGGAGGTGTTCCAGCGCAGCCCGGCCTGGATCGTCCCCCGCGGGGACCGGCCGTTCAGCCCCGCCGAGCGGGCGGGTTTCGCGCGGGCCCCGGAGACCGCGCGGGCGCTGCGGGAGGAGACGTTCGCCGACATGGAACGCGGGCTGGCCGCCCGCCGGCTCGACCCCGCCGCCCTGGAGGCGTTGCGCCGCAGGGCGTCGGACCACCTGCAGGCGCAGGTGCCGAACCCGGGGTTGCGCGCGGCGCTGACCCCGGACTACGAGATCGGCTGCAAGCGCGTCCTGCTGTCCGACGACTTCTACCCCGCCCTCACCCGCCCCGACGTCCGGCTCGTGCCGTCGGCGGTGCGCTCGGCCGCGCCGGGGTCGGTGACGACGGCGGACGGGCGCCGGCACGCGCTCGACGTGCTCGTGCTCGCCACGGGTTTCCACTCCACCGTCCAGCCGTACGCGGCCCGGGTCACGGGCCGGCAGGGGCAAACGCTGGCCCGGGCGTGGGGGGCCGGGATGGTCTCGCACGCCTCGACGGTGGTGCACGGGTTCCCGAACCTCTTCGTCCTCGACGGGCCGAACGCGAGCCTGGGGCACAACTCCGCGGTGCACGTCATCGAGAGCCAGATCGGGTACCTGCTCGGGGCGCTGGACCACCTCGCCGCGACGGCCCGCCCGCTGGAGGTGAGCCTGCCGGCGCAGCGGCGCTACACCGCGGAGGTCGACGCGATGGCCGCGGACTCGGTGTGGCTGCGCGGGGGGTGTTCGAGCTGGTACGTGGACTCCCGCAGCGGGCGCCTCACGCTGCTGTGGCCGGACACGGCGACGGAGTTCCGCCGGCGCAACGGGACGTTCCACCCCGCGCCCTTCTTGTAG
- a CDS encoding L-talarate/galactarate dehydratase: MPDRIRHVELSTLRLPLAQPISDAKVLTGRQRPMTEVVVLVAAVRTQDGHEGTGFSYSKRAGGPAQYAHAKEVAADLLGEDPSDVAKVTTKLLWAGASVGRSGVATQAIAALDVALHDLKARRAGLPLSKLLGSHRDSVRTYNTSGGFLHTPLPEVLERADASLAAGIGGIKIKVGQPDTREDLRRVAAVREHLGPDVPLMVDANQQWDRRTALRMGRALEEFDLVWIEEPLDAHDAVGHADLARALDTPVATGEMLASVAEHVRLLEHRSADVLQPDAPRIGGITPFLRLATLADQAGVDLAPHFAMEIHLHLAATYPRETWVEHFEWLDPLFEERLETVGGRMVVPDRPGLGFTFSEQARAWTTERVEFGVR, from the coding sequence GTGCCCGACCGCATCCGGCACGTCGAGCTGTCCACGCTCAGGCTCCCGCTGGCGCAACCGATCAGCGACGCCAAGGTCCTCACCGGCCGCCAGCGGCCCATGACCGAGGTCGTCGTCCTCGTCGCCGCGGTCCGCACGCAGGACGGTCACGAGGGCACGGGGTTCAGCTACTCCAAGCGCGCCGGCGGGCCCGCCCAGTACGCCCACGCGAAGGAGGTCGCCGCCGACCTGCTGGGGGAGGACCCCAGCGACGTCGCCAAGGTGACGACGAAGCTCCTGTGGGCCGGGGCGTCCGTCGGCCGCAGCGGGGTGGCCACCCAGGCCATCGCCGCGCTCGACGTCGCGCTGCACGACCTCAAGGCCCGGCGCGCGGGGCTGCCGCTGTCCAAGCTGCTCGGGTCCCACCGCGACTCCGTCCGCACCTACAACACCTCCGGCGGGTTTCTGCACACCCCGCTGCCGGAGGTGCTCGAGCGCGCCGACGCCTCCCTGGCGGCCGGCATCGGCGGCATCAAGATCAAGGTGGGACAGCCGGACACCCGCGAGGACCTGCGCCGTGTGGCCGCCGTCCGCGAGCACCTCGGACCCGACGTGCCGCTCATGGTGGACGCCAACCAGCAGTGGGACCGGCGGACCGCGCTGCGCATGGGGCGGGCGCTGGAGGAGTTCGACCTCGTCTGGATCGAGGAACCCCTCGACGCCCACGACGCCGTCGGGCACGCCGACCTGGCCCGCGCCCTGGACACCCCCGTCGCGACGGGGGAGATGCTCGCGAGCGTCGCCGAGCACGTCCGGCTCCTCGAGCACCGTTCGGCCGACGTCCTGCAGCCCGACGCGCCCCGCATCGGCGGGATCACCCCGTTCCTGCGGCTGGCGACGCTCGCCGACCAGGCCGGTGTCGACCTCGCGCCGCACTTCGCCATGGAGATCCACCTGCACCTCGCGGCCACCTACCCGCGCGAGACGTGGGTGGAGCACTTCGAGTGGCTGGACCCGCTGTTCGAGGAGCGCCTGGAGACCGTCGGCGGGCGCATGGTCGTCCCGGACCGTCCCGGGCTGGGGTTCACGTTCAGCGAGCAGGCGCGCGCCTGGACGACCGAGCGCGTGGAGTTCGGCGTCCGGTGA
- a CDS encoding FadR/GntR family transcriptional regulator yields the protein MSARTTRTQSLVDALRARIVEGDLAPGRAVPSENELVAEFGVSRTVVREAMSRLQAAGLVETLRGRGSFVLARPSGEPFGVDVGGLRSLGERVELLEFRVAVETEAAALAALRRDEEGLAALGRAADAFARVVDRPADAVAADFAFHLAVASASGNRYLRELLGSLGEPMIAMPSARLRAGAPPAADVVTEHAAVVLAVGRGDAETARAAMRVHLTSTIARLAGR from the coding sequence GTGAGCGCGCGGACCACGCGCACGCAGTCGCTGGTGGACGCCCTGCGCGCGCGCATCGTCGAGGGCGATCTCGCCCCGGGCCGCGCCGTGCCCTCCGAGAACGAGCTGGTCGCCGAGTTCGGGGTCTCCCGCACCGTCGTGCGCGAGGCGATGTCCCGGCTGCAGGCCGCGGGCCTGGTCGAGACCCTGCGCGGTCGCGGGTCGTTCGTCCTGGCCCGGCCCAGCGGGGAGCCGTTCGGCGTCGACGTCGGCGGGCTGCGCTCGCTGGGCGAGCGGGTCGAGCTGCTGGAGTTCCGGGTGGCGGTGGAGACCGAGGCGGCGGCCCTGGCGGCGCTGCGCCGGGACGAGGAGGGGCTGGCCGCGCTGGGGCGGGCCGCCGACGCCTTCGCCCGGGTGGTCGACCGTCCCGCGGACGCCGTCGCGGCCGACTTCGCCTTCCACCTCGCCGTCGCCTCCGCCTCGGGGAACCGCTACCTGCGCGAACTGCTGGGCTCGCTCGGGGAACCGATGATCGCGATGCCCTCGGCGCGGTTGCGCGCCGGTGCGCCGCCGGCGGCGGACGTCGTCACCGAGCACGCGGCCGTGGTGCTGGCCGTGGGCCGCGGGGACGCCGAGACCGCCCGCGCGGCCATGCGCGTGCACCTCACCTCGACGATCGCGCGGCTCGCGGGACGCTGA
- a CDS encoding MoaD/ThiS family protein produces MNGTGTLDVRWFAGAAAAAGREEERVPLPDGATLGDLVQVLGARGPALARVLAASSFLVEGVAARPEDRLAPGTTLDVLPPFAGG; encoded by the coding sequence GTGAACGGGACGGGCACGCTGGACGTGCGCTGGTTCGCGGGGGCAGCGGCCGCGGCGGGCCGGGAGGAGGAACGGGTCCCCCTGCCCGACGGCGCGACGCTCGGGGACCTCGTGCAGGTCCTGGGCGCCCGGGGACCGGCGCTGGCCCGCGTCCTGGCCGCCAGCAGCTTCCTCGTCGAGGGGGTGGCCGCGCGCCCGGAGGACCGGCTCGCACCGGGGACGACCCTCGACGTCCTGCCGCCCTTCGCCGGCGGCTGA
- the moaA gene encoding GTP 3',8-cyclase MoaA has translation MTAVDLGVPRLRRPGPAGAAAGLPGDRPATPDLVDRHGRTARDLRVSLTDRCNLRCHYCMPPEGLPWLDRADVLTDDEVVRLVRLAVRDLGVHEVRFTGGEPLLRKGLEDIVAATTRLRTPAGDPVRASLTTNGIGLARRAAALAGAGLTRVNVSLDTLHPDRFAAITRRDRHTDVLAGLEAAAAAGLAPVKVNAVLLRGTNDDEATDLLRWALAAGYRLRFIEQMPLDPHGSWQRSQMVTADEILAALHREFHLRPRPGTARGAAPAETWDVVAGDGTVLGDVGVIASVTRPFCGDCDRTRLTADGQVRTCLFSTSETDLRDALRSGADDAALADRWRTAMWGKLPGHDIDDPGFLHPTRPMSAIGG, from the coding sequence GTGACGGCTGTCGACCTCGGTGTCCCCCGGCTGCGGCGACCCGGTCCCGCCGGCGCTGCCGCCGGCCTTCCCGGCGACCGCCCGGCCACCCCCGACCTCGTCGACCGGCACGGCCGCACGGCCCGCGACCTGCGGGTCTCCCTCACCGACCGCTGCAACCTGCGCTGCCACTACTGCATGCCACCGGAGGGCCTGCCCTGGCTGGACCGCGCCGACGTCCTCACCGACGACGAGGTCGTCCGGCTGGTCCGGCTCGCCGTGCGCGACCTGGGCGTCCACGAGGTGCGCTTCACCGGCGGTGAACCGCTGCTGCGCAAGGGGCTCGAAGACATCGTCGCAGCGACGACCAGGTTGCGGACACCCGCCGGCGATCCCGTCCGCGCCTCCCTGACGACGAACGGGATCGGCCTGGCCCGGCGGGCCGCGGCACTGGCCGGCGCCGGGCTGACGCGGGTCAACGTCTCCCTCGACACCCTGCACCCGGACCGCTTCGCCGCCATCACCCGCCGGGACCGGCACACCGACGTCCTCGCCGGCCTCGAAGCGGCCGCCGCCGCGGGCCTGGCCCCGGTCAAGGTCAACGCCGTCCTGCTGCGCGGCACCAACGACGACGAGGCGACCGACCTGCTGCGGTGGGCCCTGGCCGCCGGGTACCGGCTGCGCTTCATCGAGCAGATGCCGCTGGACCCGCACGGCTCGTGGCAGCGCTCGCAGATGGTGACGGCCGACGAGATCCTCGCCGCGCTGCACCGGGAGTTCCACCTCCGCCCCCGCCCCGGGACGGCCCGCGGGGCGGCGCCGGCCGAGACGTGGGACGTGGTGGCCGGCGACGGCACGGTCCTGGGGGACGTGGGGGTCATCGCCTCGGTCACCCGCCCCTTCTGCGGCGACTGCGACCGGACCCGGCTGACCGCCGACGGCCAGGTGCGCACGTGCCTGTTCTCCACCTCCGAGACCGACCTGCGCGACGCCCTGCGCTCCGGCGCCGACGACGCGGCGCTCGCCGACCGCTGGCGCACGGCGATGTGGGGCAAGCTGCCGGGTCACGACATCGACGACCCGGGGTTCCTGCACCCGACCCGGCCGATGAGCGCGATCGGGGGCTGA